One Maribacter dokdonensis DSW-8 genomic region harbors:
- a CDS encoding alkaline phosphatase D family protein: protein MKKTKNTRRNFIQKTLMASGGIILAPNIISCSEDDNVQVEYDESQLTVQNFSYGVASFDPSNSGVIIWTRYTTANVEIIWEVSTQSDFSSILRTGKITTETSRDNTLAIELTELEADQKLYYRFISTSNNSISVVGETITLPTDATQAKLAVCSCSNYQAGLFNAYDAMANSDADIIVHLGDYFYEYGAGGYGSTAENAFLNRSHEPEGEIISLDDYRTRYKQYRSDTSLQLAHQKKPFICVWDDHEIANDTYKEGAENHDEATEGSFEVRKQNALQAYSEFLPFSRISADDNSLIYRSVNIGNLVNLVLMDTRLIGRDKQLSITDYFTATGFDAVAFQTALSDPNRSILGTEQRDWVISEIGNSSARWQVLGQQVLMGKMNVPAELLTAFGSPNFAAILTELVTIKLRHLNNDPTLTPEEIARVTSVIPYNLDAWDGYPVDREIIYGALNGKKIVTLAGDTHNAWQNTLIAADGSEVGIELATSSVSSPGFETYLGATVTPELIAGFQEAMTTLIDNLNYFDASRRGFMMTTFTTTEVTSEWIFVDTLLSTSYSTEVGYTYSYS, encoded by the coding sequence ATGAAAAAGACGAAAAACACCAGAAGAAATTTTATTCAAAAAACCTTAATGGCTTCCGGGGGAATAATTTTAGCCCCAAACATTATAAGCTGTAGCGAAGATGACAATGTACAAGTTGAATATGACGAATCTCAATTAACTGTACAAAACTTTAGTTACGGGGTTGCCAGTTTTGACCCAAGTAATTCTGGTGTAATCATATGGACACGTTATACCACGGCAAATGTTGAAATTATCTGGGAAGTTTCTACGCAATCGGATTTTAGTAGCATATTAAGAACCGGAAAAATAACAACTGAAACCTCTAGGGACAATACTTTGGCCATTGAATTGACCGAGCTGGAAGCTGATCAAAAATTATATTATAGATTCATAAGTACTTCTAATAATTCCATTTCCGTGGTTGGTGAAACCATTACACTACCAACCGATGCTACGCAAGCCAAGTTAGCAGTTTGTTCATGTTCTAACTACCAAGCAGGTTTGTTTAATGCGTACGATGCAATGGCAAATTCCGATGCAGATATCATTGTTCATTTAGGAGACTACTTTTATGAGTATGGTGCCGGAGGATATGGCTCAACAGCAGAAAATGCATTTTTAAATCGTTCTCATGAACCAGAGGGAGAAATCATTTCATTGGATGACTACCGCACCCGATACAAACAATATAGATCGGATACATCCTTACAATTGGCGCACCAAAAAAAGCCTTTTATCTGTGTTTGGGACGATCACGAAATTGCCAATGACACCTATAAAGAAGGTGCTGAAAACCATGATGAAGCTACCGAAGGTAGTTTTGAAGTAAGAAAGCAAAATGCCTTACAAGCGTACAGCGAGTTTTTACCATTCTCAAGAATTTCTGCAGATGATAATAGCCTTATCTACAGATCTGTAAATATTGGAAATCTGGTAAATCTGGTGTTGATGGATACTCGTTTAATTGGCAGGGACAAACAATTAAGCATCACAGATTATTTTACTGCAACCGGTTTTGACGCTGTTGCATTCCAAACAGCATTATCAGACCCCAACCGCTCTATTTTAGGTACGGAACAAAGAGATTGGGTCATTTCAGAAATCGGTAACAGTTCTGCAAGATGGCAGGTACTGGGGCAACAAGTGCTTATGGGTAAAATGAACGTGCCGGCAGAATTACTTACCGCCTTTGGCTCACCCAATTTTGCCGCTATCCTTACAGAACTAGTGACCATAAAACTTAGGCATCTTAATAACGACCCAACATTGACACCGGAAGAAATAGCAAGGGTAACATCTGTTATTCCATATAACTTAGATGCTTGGGACGGCTACCCAGTAGACCGTGAAATCATATACGGAGCGTTGAACGGCAAAAAAATTGTTACACTTGCCGGCGATACCCACAACGCTTGGCAAAATACACTGATTGCCGCAGATGGTTCTGAAGTAGGCATTGAATTGGCAACTTCTTCCGTTAGCTCACCTGGTTTTGAAACTTACCTGGGTGCAACCGTCACCCCAGAATTAATAGCAGGTTTTCAAGAAGCAATGACAACCTTAATAGACAACCTAAATTATTTTGATGCTTCTAGAAGAGGATTTATGATGACCACTTTCACTACTACTGAAGTAACTTCTGAATGGATTTTTGTAGACACTCTTTTATCAACGTCCTATAGTACAGAGGTAGGTTATACGTATAGCTATTCGTAA